The nucleotide sequence CTGCCGCCGCCGATGTCGATGACCAGCGCGGTCTTGTCGCGCACGTTGAGCTTGCGCGAGACCGCGAGCTGCACGAGGCGGGCTTCCTCCGCGCCGGTGATACGCTCCAGATGGATTCCCGTGCGGCTGTAAACCCGCTCCACCAGCACGTCGCCGTTGATGGCTTCGCGCGTCGCGCTGGTGGCGATGGCGCGGGTGGAGCGCACCTTCCACCTGTCGATGGCGTCGCGGAACTCGCCGAAAGCCTCCACCGCCTTCTGGATAAGCCCGTCGTTGAGGAAGCCGGTGAGAAACACCTCGTGGCCCAAACGCACCGGTGCCCGCTGCTGGCACAGGGTCGTGACGGCCCCGTCCGGCTCCAGCCCGACGATCTTCATGCGCATGGCGTTGGAACCGACGTCGATGGCGGCAAAGGTCGCCGGTTCCGTTCCGTTCTTCATTGATACCCTTTGTAACAATTTTGGCGCAGCCTCCCCACCCCTGGATTCCCGCTTCCGCGGGAATGACGATTCAGGGAGGTTGCTACCGGGGCATGCAGCAGCGCTTGTACTTGCGGCCGCTGCCGCAGGGACAGGGGTCGTTGCGGCCGGCGGCGGGGCGGGTGGCGGCATCTGCTTCGCGCACCTGGCGCATGACGTTCTCGATAGGCTCGCCGGCCTGCCACAGGCCGGCCATGGTGCTCAGGTGCCCGCGGCTGTGGATGAAGAACTTCTTGTAGCCGGCGCACAGGTAGTTGAGGCCGTCTTCCCCGTCGGGGGTCTTGATGAAGCGGTCCTTGGGGCAGCCGCCGTTGCACTGGGCGCGCACCTCGCACTCGCGGCAGTAGCGCGGCAGCGAAGTCCACTTGTCGCGCCCGAACTCCCGCTGGGCCTCGCTGTCGATCATTTGCGCTACCGAGGTGTCGCGGATGTTGCCGACCCGGTATTCGGGGTCCACGTAGTGGTCGCAGGAGTAGAAGTCGCCGTTGTGCTCCACCACGGGCACGTCGCCGCAGGTTTCCCGGAAGATGCACAGGGCGTGCTCGATGCCCAGGCCGGTGCGCGCCGCCTCGTCGAAGATCTGGATGGTGACCCGGCCCACGTCGTTGCGGATCCATTCGTCGAAAATGGCGCACAGGAACGTGCCGAAGGCCTCGGACGGCACGCTGCGGGGGCCTACCGAGGAATCCCCGGGCACCCGCTCCACCAGCGGGATGAACTGCTGGTGGTCGGCGCCGAGGCTCTTGAAGTAGCGGTACACCGTGGTGGGGTGGCCGACGTTGCCGGCGTGAACGACGCAGAGCACGTCGCAGGGTACCCGGTGGGCCCTGAGGCGCCTGTACGCCTGCACGACTTTCCGGTGCGTGGGCTGCTGGCCCTTGGTGACGCGGTATTCGTCGTGGAGCTTCTCGGGACCGTCGATGCTGAGACCGATGGAAAAGCCTTCCTCGGCGAAGAACCGGCACCAGGCGTCGTCCAGCAGGACGCCGTTGGTCTGCATGCCGTTGCGCACCTGGCGGCCCGCCGGGCAGTGCTTGCGCTGGAGCGCGACGATCTCACGGAAGTAATCGAGACCCAGGATCGTGGGCTCCCCCCCGTGCCAGGCGAAGTCGACGACCGGATCCGGCGAGGCCTGGATGTGCTGGGCGATGTAATCCTCCAGCACGTCGGACTCCATGCGGAACGACTTTGCCTCGGGGTAGAGGTCTTCCTTCTGAAGGTAGTAGCAGTAGACGCAGTCCAGATTGCAGATCGCCCCGGTGGGCTTGGCCATGATCTGGAAGCCGCGGGAGGCGGGCGGCGGAACGGGCTTGATCAGTTCGATCGCCATTGCGGAGCCCCATCTCCTTCATGCGGGGGATGC is from Deltaproteobacteria bacterium and encodes:
- a CDS encoding anaerobic sulfatase maturase, giving the protein MAIELIKPVPPPASRGFQIMAKPTGAICNLDCVYCYYLQKEDLYPEAKSFRMESDVLEDYIAQHIQASPDPVVDFAWHGGEPTILGLDYFREIVALQRKHCPAGRQVRNGMQTNGVLLDDAWCRFFAEEGFSIGLSIDGPEKLHDEYRVTKGQQPTHRKVVQAYRRLRAHRVPCDVLCVVHAGNVGHPTTVYRYFKSLGADHQQFIPLVERVPGDSSVGPRSVPSEAFGTFLCAIFDEWIRNDVGRVTIQIFDEAARTGLGIEHALCIFRETCGDVPVVEHNGDFYSCDHYVDPEYRVGNIRDTSVAQMIDSEAQREFGRDKWTSLPRYCRECEVRAQCNGGCPKDRFIKTPDGEDGLNYLCAGYKKFFIHSRGHLSTMAGLWQAGEPIENVMRQVREADAATRPAAGRNDPCPCGSGRKYKRCCMPR